From Paenibacillus sp. PK3_47, the proteins below share one genomic window:
- the guaB gene encoding IMP dehydrogenase — protein MWEDKFGKEGLTFDDVLLVPRKSEVLPKEVDLSTVLSNNVKLNIPLISAGMDTVTEAAMAIAIAREGGIGVIHKNMSVEQQAEEVDRVKRSESGVITNPFSLTPAHLVSDAERLMGKFRISGVPIVDNDNKLVGIITNRDMRFIHDYSAPISEYMTHDNLVTAPVGTTLQEAEVVLQRHKIEKLPLVDENNILKGLITIKDIEKAIQFPNGAKDAQGRLLVGAAIGVSKDAGERAKALVEAGVDMIVLDSAHGHHINIIEAVRNLRAQYPDLTIVAGNVATGEATRELIEAGASIVKVGIGPGSICTTRVIAGIGVPQITAIYDCASVAREYGVPIIADGGIKYSGEITKAIAAGASAVMMGSLFAGTEESPGESELYQGRKFKVYRGMGSMSAMKQGSKDRYFQDDDKKLVPEGIEGRVAFKGPLSDTVHQLIGGLRSGMGYCGTKTLAELRNDTSFIRITGAGLRESHPHDVQITKEAPNYSL, from the coding sequence GTGTGGGAAGATAAGTTTGGTAAAGAGGGACTGACTTTTGATGATGTGCTGCTGGTACCGCGTAAGTCCGAGGTGCTCCCGAAGGAAGTCGATTTGTCCACGGTTCTTAGTAACAATGTGAAGCTTAATATTCCGCTTATCAGCGCTGGAATGGACACTGTAACAGAAGCTGCAATGGCGATTGCGATTGCCCGTGAAGGTGGCATTGGCGTTATTCACAAGAATATGTCCGTAGAGCAGCAGGCTGAAGAAGTGGACCGAGTAAAACGTTCCGAAAGCGGAGTTATCACTAATCCCTTCTCCCTTACTCCCGCTCACTTGGTATCCGACGCAGAGCGCCTGATGGGTAAATTCCGCATCTCCGGTGTTCCGATTGTAGATAATGACAACAAGCTGGTTGGGATTATCACCAACCGTGATATGCGTTTTATTCACGATTACAGCGCTCCGATCAGCGAGTATATGACACACGACAATCTTGTAACAGCCCCTGTGGGAACAACACTGCAAGAGGCAGAAGTTGTCCTGCAGCGCCATAAGATCGAGAAGCTGCCATTGGTGGATGAGAACAATATTCTTAAAGGCCTTATCACCATCAAAGACATCGAGAAAGCTATCCAGTTCCCGAATGGCGCGAAGGATGCCCAAGGACGTCTGCTCGTGGGTGCCGCTATCGGGGTCTCCAAGGACGCAGGAGAACGTGCAAAGGCTCTGGTTGAGGCTGGTGTCGATATGATTGTTCTGGATTCTGCCCACGGTCATCATATCAATATTATTGAGGCTGTTCGCAATTTGCGTGCCCAGTACCCTGACCTGACCATTGTGGCCGGAAACGTAGCAACAGGCGAAGCTACACGCGAATTGATTGAAGCGGGAGCTTCCATTGTCAAGGTCGGTATCGGACCTGGTTCTATCTGTACCACCCGTGTAATTGCCGGTATCGGTGTTCCACAGATTACAGCCATTTATGACTGCGCAAGCGTAGCACGTGAATACGGTGTTCCAATTATTGCTGACGGCGGGATTAAATACTCCGGAGAGATTACCAAGGCTATTGCTGCAGGGGCATCGGCTGTCATGATGGGAAGCCTGTTTGCCGGAACTGAAGAAAGCCCAGGGGAATCGGAGCTGTACCAGGGCCGTAAGTTTAAGGTATACCGCGGCATGGGCAGTATGAGTGCCATGAAGCAAGGCAGTAAGGACCGCTACTTCCAGGATGATGACAAGAAGCTCGTTCCGGAAGGTATTGAAGGAAGAGTTGCCTTCAAAGGGCCTCTGTCGGATACAGTTCACCAGTTGATTGGCGGTCTTCGTTCAGGCATGGGATATTGCGGAACCAAGACACTTGCTGAACTGCGCAATGACACGTCCTTTATCCGTATTACCGGTGCGGGATTGCGTGAAAGTCATCCGCATGATGTGCAAATTACGAAGGAAGCACCCAACTATTCCCTATAA
- a CDS encoding D-alanyl-D-alanine carboxypeptidase family protein, translating into MKTATVALFLNMLVSPASSAVLANAVQTPAATETGAENAGTTAPAAPVKIPSVESLGLNVKSAVLIEPTTGEVLMSLNADVAMPPASMTKMMTEYLVTEAVNNGQISWDQTVIVQENAAKQIGSRIFLAQGDEHTVRELYIAMAVGSANDATVALAELVSGSEEQFVALMNETAQKMGMKTAYFINSTGLDRADMPAKFRPEVDRETVMSAMDAAILAQHIVTEHPDFSEFTTIQSYKFRERDEKPMINYNWMLEANKDIANFKAYAYPGLDGLKTGHTTNAGNCFTGTAVRDGMRLISVVMGADSEAHRFTETKKVLDFGFNNFEIKQVVAPKAVIEGNETVPVEKGKNKDVPVVTDAGVTFIVPKGTVSPQIQTAVTVNDASTLVAPIANGSQVGKVSYTYQIEGMAQAQEQTVNLITAEEAEKAGWFKLLMRAIGDFFGDLFTGIKNLF; encoded by the coding sequence ATGAAGACAGCTACAGTGGCACTGTTTTTAAATATGTTAGTATCACCGGCAAGTTCTGCTGTATTGGCTAATGCCGTTCAGACACCTGCTGCTACAGAGACCGGTGCGGAGAATGCAGGCACAACTGCTCCTGCTGCTCCTGTAAAGATTCCTTCTGTGGAATCCCTGGGCCTCAATGTAAAGTCAGCGGTATTGATTGAGCCTACGACAGGTGAGGTTCTCATGTCTCTCAATGCTGATGTAGCTATGCCTCCGGCGAGTATGACCAAGATGATGACTGAATACCTGGTTACCGAAGCGGTGAATAACGGGCAGATTTCCTGGGATCAGACAGTAATTGTACAGGAGAATGCAGCCAAGCAAATCGGATCACGGATCTTTTTGGCCCAAGGCGATGAACATACAGTTAGAGAGCTATACATAGCTATGGCGGTTGGCTCGGCGAATGATGCGACAGTTGCTCTGGCAGAGCTGGTATCCGGTTCAGAGGAGCAGTTCGTGGCATTGATGAACGAGACGGCTCAGAAGATGGGAATGAAGACTGCCTATTTCATCAACTCGACCGGTCTTGACCGGGCCGATATGCCGGCCAAATTCCGTCCGGAAGTTGACCGTGAGACAGTGATGTCGGCGATGGATGCAGCTATTCTTGCCCAGCATATCGTAACTGAACATCCTGATTTTTCCGAATTTACTACTATTCAATCTTACAAATTCCGTGAGCGCGATGAGAAGCCGATGATCAACTATAACTGGATGCTTGAGGCTAACAAGGACATCGCCAATTTCAAAGCCTATGCTTATCCGGGTCTTGATGGATTGAAGACAGGTCATACTACAAATGCGGGGAACTGCTTCACCGGTACTGCTGTACGTGACGGCATGCGCCTGATTAGTGTAGTTATGGGAGCTGACTCAGAAGCACATCGTTTCACTGAAACGAAGAAAGTGCTTGATTTCGGCTTCAATAATTTTGAGATCAAACAGGTGGTAGCCCCTAAGGCAGTTATTGAAGGCAATGAAACCGTGCCGGTAGAAAAAGGCAAGAACAAGGATGTGCCGGTTGTTACTGATGCTGGGGTTACTTTTATCGTCCCTAAAGGAACAGTATCTCCACAAATCCAAACTGCTGTAACGGTTAACGATGCCTCTACTTTGGTTGCGCCTATCGCTAATGGATCACAGGTGGGCAAGGTTAGCTATACTTATCAGATTGAAGGAATGGCTCAGGCCCAGGAGCAAACCGTGAATCTGATTACAGCTGAAGAAGCAGAGAAGGCAGGCTGGTTCAAGCTGTTAATGAGAGCAATTGGCGATTTTTTCGGTGATCTGTTTACCGGCATCAAAAATTTGTTCTAA